The genomic DNA GTAAACCGTCATGCAGTAAATGTAAGCATGTCTGCACTTCTGTGATGACATTGGAAGCCTTGCTGCTTGACTCGGAACTGACAAAGAAGGACTATGGCTTTTCAAGTTGCCTTTTAGAAGAGAAGGCTTTATGGATTCATCACCTCCACAGGTCACCCTTTCAATTGTCACGAGAGCCTTCATAGTGCATGAAAATAATAGGTCTCTTTGCACCATCATGGTTCCTATAGAGACAGGAAGAACCCCCCACTTTGATTCTAGCCCACAGAGGTTTGagtatctctctgtttctgtgcctGAAGAAGCTATATGCAAAATGAGATCTTCAAATGTTAAGGAAGAATAGTACTTTTCTAAGTAGGAGGACATGCTTATGTAAAGTTACATTTGGAGCCACCGCTACATCAAAATATAGATTGGTGTAgctttatgaatttttattttgtttcattcttcaaACAATCAAGAAGTACAGTGACAGATGAACAGGTTGTTTCTGGTTATTGACTGTGgataaaatcttgaaattaatTCCTTCAGTCATAAATCCTTTAGTCTGATTTCCCAGCTACTCAAAAGGCAGTAGGAAAATGAACTCTAATGATGAGGTCTAAATTATTGGATATTATCTAGAAATAAAGACCTTTTCATCCCTAAGCACAGGTCTGGAGATGTGTAACAGCCATCTTAGGCATGTAGAAACCCTGGGACTTGTTGATTTATCTGTTGTtggacaccaggctggtctcctaaTTTAGCTACAGCACTGCAATAAACATTGATGTGTGATTATCTCTGTGATATGTCGACTTTGAGTCTTTGGGTAAATATGcaggagtagtatagctgggtcatattgtagatgtatttatttattaacaaattaataaaacatgattttattatTGATATGCCCCATCCCCACTTATTtggaaaacaatgaaatacaGCCTGAAAGTCTTCAGGTCAATAttctatttcttctgttttttaaaatactccttttaaaataatgcttctttttaaatctttttacaaCTTCAGACATGGGTACAATATACCTTGATCACATCCAGCCTCTGCTCTCTCCTTCAGCTCCCTTCTGCACCTTTCATCACATTTCCCTCCCACTTTCATGGCTTCCTTTATTTACCCACCTGGTTAGTTAGTGTTGTCCATGAGAGCACAGACACGGGGCCACCCACTGGGGAATGAGCAGAAAAGGACTCTCAGGTCCTCAGTAGCTATCAAGCATCAAAACCTTCACTATCAAAGGTAGGGCCTTGTGATGGCCCTTACCTCTTCAGGCTGAATTTTTAAATTGATGTATCAATTTAATATAATCTTTATGGGTGTACTTTGCTTGATAAGCATATTCCCCATTGCCCTGttgcttcttcctctcttctccatttttacccctcttccctccttccatttgTCTTCATTTAGTCCCCTTTGTTCACCTCTAATGCCGTTTTATAGACACACTCACAATTTTATATGTCTAAGGAAAATCTAAGGACCACAAACGGGAGGAAACACATGGTagttgtctttctgagactggccaAACTCACTTAATATAATTATCTCTCGTAGAATCTCTTTCCTTGCAAATGATGTTAACTTTATTCTTCCTTCATTTACATATACACTCTCTTTTCTTATTCGTTTTTTTCTGTTACTTAGAAACTTAGGCTGCAATAAGCAGTGTGCTCGTGTCTCTGATACACTGAAGTATTTCACACAAATACCCATACAGTAgacctttgaaaaaaaaaaaaaaaacatccgtAGTAACTGGACTGGTGTATGTCTACCTAAGTCATCAGCAGATTgttctggctttgcttttcaAATGAGCCAGAATCTGACTACTTCTTCTAGTCCCCATTATTGCTGCTCGGCCACCTGCTTCTATCACTTGTGTTTTTGCCAGAGCCTCTTTAGTTGACTTAGTGTAGGATCTGGAGAGATCCTGTTAAATTATGGGAGCTATTGTTACTTCCTGCTCACACCCCTTTCATGATTTTCTGACTCTCTCAGAGGTTTACAAAATCCTGGCAGGCTTTTGTCTGTTCATGTGTGCAAAGACCGCGTTGTGTCTGGTGGGCATCATTTCAGAGCACTCCTCCCATCCTTCAGCTCTCCTCTTCTTTCCACATCTCTTATGAGaagtttcctgagccttgggtcTAGGACGGGTTAGTACAAATGTACTGAGCAATAGATGCGACAACCATATTGTTAGATTTTTGAGACACTTCCACAGTACCCGGACTGGTTTATGTTTCTACCAGCAGAGTACAGGGGTTCCCTGTGTCCACATCTTTGCCAGAATTTGTTGCCaatgatatttttaatgattGACATTCTCAGTGGAGTTGGATGGCATCTTAATGTAGTCTGATTTTCATGGTATAACTTAATTGTCTTTATTCTCATGtgattcataaaagaaataaatgatgatACCCTTGAATTTGTTCCTTTTAAGTTGAGGGGAAAGCATCTGGTCTTTAATGGTTTGTTATTATTTTAGCTATGGTGTTTCCATGTAACCCTTCTCAGATTTAAGAAGGTATCTTGCGTTTCTAGATCATTGCAAGTTTGTTTCTCACAAAGCATTAGGCTTGTCTGTCAATTGCTTTAAATAGATGTAAGGAGAAATTGCACCTTATTTATTTAACATGTCATAGTACACTATTGATTTTGTACACATTCATACTAATGTACTCCAGGAATAAATCTCACTTGGTCATAGTATTTGTGCTGCCTGTTTACAGGTTCCTGTTTCTGGTATAGTTGGGACTGTGCACTTACACACAGAAGGATGATGGTCTATAGTTTGTACTTCCTGTGATGTCTTTTATATCAATGATACTGACCTCATAGAAGGACTTAGGAAATGTTCtctttgctattatttttaaaactttttatgaaGAAATAGTTAATTCTTCCTATTAGACTCTGGTGTAATTTATTAAAATAGCAATGTGGTCCATAACTATCTTTGGTAAGCTTCAAATTTactgatctatttatttatttttattttagaccaATATGCCTGTTAattttttgtacaatgccaactcaacacggtaaattgggatacttttttccaaaaattcaaatatatatatatatatatatatatatatatatatatatatatatatatatatagagagagagagagagagagagagagaccaataatggcagtatgttatgcatcaatagcagcaacagcttttccaggttctgcagtcatttgaacaaaattgtagagacattcaacacactcctttaaaaaaagtaaaaaaaaaaaaaatcccagaaaacagcacagttctgttattcttcctgatttatttttgtatgttatcAATCTACTTAGATCATTTTAATGAGTCGGTAGATTTGGTATTTATAGAAAAAATTCCCTAATTGCAATATAGTTCACAGAATTCTCTCATAGTTCTTTACATATCTACTAAATTGGTGACGATGTTCCTTACAATGCTAATTTTagttatttgaatattttcctcttgtgtaggtgtgtgtgttagcttgtgtgtgagcctgtgtagAGGTGGGAATCAGGTGTCCTGTTTTATCATTCTCTGctttttcccttgagacagggttccttaTTGAAACAGGAGCTTCACTGTCAGCCATTAAACTTTAGCAAACTCTGTTCTGACACAGCAGCTCTGGGTTGCAAGAGTGTGTGCAGCACGTACAGCTTTTTACATCTATGGTGAGAGttcaaaccctggtcctcagcCTTgtgtagcaaatgctcttaggggctgaaccatctcctcagctcttCAGCATTCTCTCTTCTGTTGACCTGATGGTCAATTGAACTAAAGTTTGTTAATTCTTTAATAGAAAAATCACATTGGCAGCCATTAATTTTATCTACtctattttcaatttcatttatgtatattctAATCTTTATTATGTTATTTCTTGTGCTTGATAGTGCTTAATtacctttcctttaaaataagGGATTGgtgataaaatgtaaataattgatGTAAAAATAAGTGAGAAATCGTGTTCCATTTGGGAGAAGCTCTCAACATTGGGATTCAATCCAAAAGTTGGACTCATAGAGTCAATTATGAATATATCATTTCCCCATTATTTTGTACCACTTCCAGAACTGGAATTTGAGCAATTACAGATTTTAAAATCAGACTTCTAATCATGTGTGGTGatgcatagctttaatcccagcacttgggaggcagaggcaggtgaacctctcTAAGTTGGAattcagcctggcctacatagtgagttctaggacagccagggccacaagGTAATATcctaactaaaaaacaaacaaacaaataagcaaaaagtaagtaactaactaaataaataaataatcagatTTCTAGTTGggaattttctctgaattttgctTTAGCTAACCACATGCTTCAAGACCATGGACCCAACTGACATTCTATGTGCCCCTCACACAGATCTCTTCTGCAGTGCTCTGTGGAAGGCTTCTTTCACCTGGGCATTCCTCAGGCTGTAAATGAGGGGATTCAGCATTAAGTTAAAGAGACTGTGGAACAGTGACAAAATTTTCTCCTGCTCCTCTCGTTGATCAGAGTCAGGAACCATATAAACCAACATGGCTATCCCAAAGAAGAGCCCCACCACGCAAAGATGGGAGGAGCAGGTGGAGAAGGCCTTCTTGCGGCCCTCCTTTGACTGCATTTTTAGGATTGCTCTGAggatgtgtgtgtaagagacaaGCATTGAGCAAAGAGGCCCAACTAAGACAAAAACACATGCAGCAAGGATGACAACTTGGTTGATCAAGGTGTCAGCACAAGCCAGCTTGAGAACAGCCAGGATTTCACAGAAGAGGTGGTTCACCTCCCGGGGCCCACAGAAGGGCAGCCTTAGTAGGAGAATTGCATGAGCCACAGAGAGGATAAATCCACATGACCAGGAAgtggcagccagggctacacataatTTCCACCTCATGATGACAGTGTAGTGCAGCGGGTGGCAGATGGCCACAAAGCGATCGTAGGACATTGCTGCCAAAATCAAGCACTCTGAGGCAGCAAAGGCCAAATACAAGAATGTCTGTGTGATGCACGGAACAAAGGAGATGGTTTTTTTCTGGGTCACAAGGTTGGCTAGCATCTTGGGGACATTGTTGGAAGCATAAGAGATGTCAAGGATTGCCAGGTGTGAAAGGAAGAAGTACATTGGGGTATGCAGCCTGGGGTCCAGGTAGATGAGCCCCAAGATTGTGCCATTCGTCAGCAGGCTGAAGATGTACAGCAGGGAGAAGACCCAGAAGAGGAACATCTCCATCTCTGTACTGAGCCGGAGTCCCACCAGGATGAATTCTGTGACCCATGTCTGGTTGCCTCCCATTCCTTATGACAGCTGATGTAGCGGTGATGGGCGGTGGTAAGCCCAGATCTGGACAATCAATGAAAACTGGGTTTATTTATGTCAAGACAAGGGCAGGAAACATTTCAATGCTTCCTCTTATTTCACACTTCCTGACAGCCATCTGTGTTTCTGATCCTTTACTGTGAAGTAGATTcaaacattaaaatgtatatacaaaAATCACATAAAGACCCCTTATATCCCTTCACTCTGACTTAGCATACattgatgtccttgttgtttaTCTTATACTCTTTGTCTCTGTACACTTAATGTTTTTGAACCATTTGAAATTACTGCCccattataattataaaaaaatcaagagaTGTAATGCTTACATGTTTATTTTCTCTAATATCTTCACTCACACAGCACCTAACCTAAGATTTAACATTATATTTGATATAATCTCTTCTCAGCATCTTTGTAATTTAAATGTCCTTGGCCTTTATGTGTTTTCCTAAATATTGACATTTTGAAGAGTAAATACTAAATAGTAGGATTCCCTTGAGTTGAAAACATCTTATATTTCCTATGTTTTGATTCAGGTTACTCATTTCCTGAATAAATGCATTATTTGCAGATGCAGGGTGTTAATTGTTCCCTTATCAGGACAAAGTTAAGTTGGATCATTTGACAAACACAGTGATTCTTAGatatttccattgtatagctCTTATTTTTCCCAATCAATTTCTTGGATATctactaaaattatatatatatatatatatatatatatatatatatata from Cricetulus griseus strain 17A/GY chromosome 1 unlocalized genomic scaffold, alternate assembly CriGri-PICRH-1.0 chr1_0, whole genome shotgun sequence includes the following:
- the LOC100755570 gene encoding olfactory receptor 2A2, with product MGGNQTWVTEFILVGLRLSTEMEMFLFWVFSLLYIFSLLTNGTILGLIYLDPRLHTPMYFFLSHLAILDISYASNNVPKMLANLVTQKKTISFVPCITQTFLYLAFAASECLILAAMSYDRFVAICHPLHYTVIMRWKLCVALAATSWSCGFILSVAHAILLLRLPFCGPREVNHLFCEILAVLKLACADTLINQVVILAACVFVLVGPLCSMLVSYTHILRAILKMQSKEGRKKAFSTCSSHLCVVGLFFGIAMLVYMVPDSDQREEQEKILSLFHSLFNLMLNPLIYSLRNAQVKEAFHRALQKRSV